CAAGTATAGCGTTTAACATCACCAATGCCATTTGGGTTGCCGCTTGTAATATTTTCGACTGCTAAAACTCCGCGCCACCAGGTTGGCCAGGTATCGCTATTGTATATAAAATTAAACACTACATCGGCGGGTGCGGCGGTTTGCCAAACGGTTTCGAAGTGATAATACATAAATGGAGGTGTAGGTGGCTGGGCGTAAAATTGTTGAAAAAGCAAACAAAAGTAAAGTCAGAGAGGCAAAAAGAAACTTTGTTGTGGCAAATTTACACTGTTTTTAGCTAACGAGGGAGTTAGGCGAAAATTAAAATAAAAATCCGGATGAAAATGAGCAAAGACATTCATCCGGATTTTTTAATACGCACAAAAAAATCAATTAAAATATCCTCAAAAAAGCATGTCTAATTAGCTTAAAGTTTTTTACCTAAAAATCATCCATACCGCCATCTTGCCGCATTTCGTTGCTTCGTTGTTCGCTTGAGCGACGCTGTTTGTTGTTTTCTTGCATTTTGCCAAAATTGTAAGTAAAGGTTAAACTTAGCACCCTCGATTCGCGTTTGTGCTTAATCCAAAAAGGGCTGCCATCGGCATTGCCGCGCATTTGAAATCGCATGGTATTAAACACATCGTTAAGGGCTAACCGTAGATTGGCTTTGTTTTGTAGTAATTTTTTTGATATGCTTATATCGGCGGTGGTAAATGGCGACATTCGGCCTTGCGGGGTGTTGCGCGGCGAGCGATAATTGCCGCTAACCTGTATGTCGGTTTGTTTGGGCAATTTACCTGTCAGCGATAATTTTGCCGTCCATCCTAAAATTTTGTTCGATAAACTTGCATCAACGGCATCGGCGTTTATTTCGCTGCTAAAAACGCTACCACTTGTATTAAATATTAACCATTTAGCTAAAGCGCCATTCCATGCAAACTCGGCACCGTAGTTAAGGTTATGATCGAGGTTTTGCATAGTAATAGTAGCAATATAGTTGGTGGTATCAACGCTAACAATACGGGTAAAGCCATTTAAAGTTTTACGGTAAAACAAAGTAGTAGAAAAAGTGCTTGGCCCAATGGGCTGCGAGTAACCCACTTCAAACGAGTTAATATATTCGGGTTTTAGCTGTGGGTTTCCTCGCCGTTGATTGTAGGGGTCGTTAATTTCTATGTAGGGGTTTAAATTTCTTATAGATGGTCTGTTTATACGGCGACTATAACTAAAACTGAGAGTTCCGGGTGCAACAGCATAAGTTAAATTAAGCGTTGGAAATAAACTGAAATACGGATTTTCAAATTTTTCGTTTGTCGTTAACAATTCGCCTAAAATGTTAACCTGCTCAGCCCTTAGCCCTAATTTATAATTAAGTCCGCCAATGCTCGATGCAAGTGTTGCATAAGCCGCATATAAATAGTCGCGGTACAAAAAATGGTTCAGATAGGCTATATCCGGAGATTGGGAGGTATTAACTGTATCAATTTGGTTTAAACTGTTGTTGTCGCTCATCCGAATTTGAAAACGTGCACCAGCTTCAAAAATTGTTGTTTTGCTGAATGGATGCACCAAATCGGCATTTGCAACCAAGGTATTGGCTATTACAGGCAGCGAGTCGGTTTGGGTTCGTTGCAATAATGGAACAGTTTGGCCGTCCACGTAAAAATCGTCGAAATAGTTAACGGTTTTGTCTTCGCGGCTGCGGTTAAAAAACACATCGACCCCAAACGATTTTTTCGGAATATTATAATTTCGGCGATAGGAAAAATTAAGGTCTCCAATTAACTTTTCTTCGATTTCATCGCTCTCCCGGATGCTGTTTTGTAGCGGAATTGTATTTTCAAGAGTAGTCCAGTTATATAAAGTAGTCGATTCGTTGGCTTTGTTGGCTAAATTAAACATACCGCTAACCGAAAAAGTATTAAAACTATTGGGCAAAAAATCAACTCCAAGCCTAAACACACCACTTTTAGTTAAAGTGCTACCATTTACGTTGCTAATTAAAATTCCGGTGGTATCGGGCTTTAATAAACTTCGCTCTCCATTCATCCAGTTAGGTGTACGGCTAAAAACGGCGTTCATGCCGCCAAAAAAGCTCCATTTTTTAGTTTGATAGTTGAGTTGAATACCCGGAAGCAGCCTCGCTCTTGTTCCTAATCCTAAGGAGGCGGTGCCGCTAAACCCTTCCATTCGCGAGCGTTTTAGCACAATATTAATAATGCCCGAAGTGCCATCGGGGTCGTACTTAGCTGAAGGGTTAGTTATAATTTCGACCTCTTTAACGGTAGCTGCGGGCAATTGGGCTAAATTATTTCCGGATAAGCCCGACGGTTTCCCATCAATTAGAATGGTAACGTTTTCGCTGCCGCGCAAACTTAACTTGCCCTCGTTATCTACGCTTACCGAAGGTAAATTTGACAACAACTCGTTAGCAGTACCTACTCCACTGCCCGGAATTAAATCAGTGTTATACACTTTTTTATCAATGGTTTGCGTCATAAAACCCTTTTCGCTGGTAACAGTAACGGTATTAAGCGTTTGGGTACTACCAACTAACCACAAATTGCCCAGGTTTTGTTGCATAGTTGAGGCCTTATTATTGGCATCGTTAGATGATAATAATAGTTGCTTTTTTAGTGTTTTATAGCCAACAAAGCTAATTCTAAGCTGGTAACTTCCTGGTTTTAATCCGGATACGTCAAAAAAACCTTTTTCATCGGTAACACTTCCTCCGATTAGTGCCGAGTCGCGCGCGCTAAAAAGGGCAACAGTTGCAAACTCAACCGGCTGTTTATTTGCCGAATCGAGTACAGCTCCCCAAATTTTACCTGTGGGTGGCATACTGTTGCTGCGCTGGCCACTTGCCCCACTTGGTGTTTGTGCTTGCGTAATTAAAAACGGGCAGATTAAAGAGAGCAAAAAAACTAATTTTAGTAGATTCTGTTTAGCTAAATTCATTTTCCGGATAAAAAGAGGAAATAAACAAATAAATAAATACCCAAAAGTGGGAAGCATTACTATAAACCTTCAAAATTGCCGGATTGTTTTTGCTTTAATTGTTAAATATTGTTGTGCAGCCAAATAATTGAAACATTTAGCAAAAATGCGTAATATTGCGCTGGTTTAGCCCGTTATAAACTTAATACACCGTTATTTATGGATTTTTTTGAAGCCTTGGGCATAATTTTAGCCGTTATCTTACTGTTGTATTTAACCATTACAACATATTTGCAAAACAAACGCCTGCCTTCGTGGTTAGATGCCGAGCAAATGACAGGCAAAGAAAAAACCATTGCCGATATTTTAGCTGAGTATAAACCAACCAAGATTTCTCCTCCAACTGAAAATGCTCCCGTTATCATAAATGCGGCCACCACACCTATTCCCGCGCCTACCCCCGTAACACAGGTAACGCCCACAACTGCTAACGAAAACAGCAACTTAGCGGCCACCCAAATACAAATACAAACCCAAACCCAACCTGAAGAAGCTCCAACAACTGCCAACACCATAAATCAAACTACAGCAAATACAACGGTAAATCCGGTAAAAGCAATTCTAACAAAACCCAAATGGCAATTTAATGCGGTTGATGCTGTTATTTATACCGAAATTTTACAAAGAAAATACGACTAAACTAATTCATAACTCATAATTCGGTTGTAAATTGGGCTACATAAAAAAACACGACCCGGCAATATAAGCGCGGGTCGTGTAAGTAAAAGAAACAACACAATTTGTTATATTAATTACTGTTTGGCTATAATTAATTTAATAGCCGTATTAATTTGGTCGTTATTGGTTACCCACAACAAATAAGCGCCGGCTGGCAGGTGACTAATGGGTGCACTTGTTTTTAAAATATTGCCTGCGCTTGTATGCGTTAAAACTATTTGCCCTGCCGTATTATACAACACAATTTTGTAGTCTTTTTGGCTTAGGGGCAAGTTTAAAATAAGCTCTTCGGTAGCGGGGTTCAGGCATTGCGGTGTTAAACTTGTGGGCGATATTTGCGAAGCTGGTGCATACGAAACACCTTCAATTTGGCCTTGCTCGGTGTTTACCTCGTTGTCGTTGGTACTGCTGTTATTTTCGGCGCCGCCTGCTTCGGCGTTATCATTTTGGGCTGTTTGGCCTTGCGTATTATAGCTGGTGCTTGTAGGGGCAATAACAATTTTACTGGGCGTAGTGTTGTGGGTCGTTGTATCCTGCTCATTGACTATATCATCAAAATATTCGTCAAGGTGGATGGTATGAGCGCCAAATATAACGGTAATATTATCAATAAAAGGTTTGCCTTTGCCTGGCTTTACAATTTTTACCTCTTGGGCGTTGGCAAACTGCGGCAGTAAATTTATAACTACCAATAATAAAACAAAGGGTAAGTAGTAGTAAATTTTCATAGACAATAAATTGTGCTGGTTATTTTTAATGGTTGTTTGTTAGTTCGAGATAAAAGAAACGCAATTTGCGCACAATAATAACGAAAAATAAATGAATTTGGGTTTGTTTTGCTTAATTTTTTTTAACTTTAGTAAATTTAACTTATTTTTCGGCTTAAATAACCAAAGAAAAAGCATGGTAAAGAGTAAGCCGGTTCAAATATTGCGTTCATTTAATACAAAAGAACTTAAACGGTTTGATGAGTACATTAATAGTCCTTATTGGAAACATCCGGTTGCCGGCATAGCCCTGTATAAAATTTTGCGCAAACAGCATCCGGAATTTCCGGAAAGCCAAACTACCCGCCAGCGCATTTTCAGGCAATTATTTCCCAAAGAAACTTTTAGCGAACAACGCCTTCGTTATGCTATGAGCGACCTGACTAAAATGCTCGAGCAATTTATTACCCAACAAAATTTTAACGAGGCTATAAAGCAACAGAACCCCTTTTTACACCGCGCCTATGCCTCCCTAAAATTAGACAAGTTTTTTTACCAAAGTATTAACGAGCTAATAGTAAAAACATCTCAAAGCGCACTGCGCGATGGGCAATATCATTTGAATATGTATTTGCTCGAACAAGAAAAATACGATTTTGTTTCGCAGCGCAATAATTATGCTATTGATGAACTAAGCCAAATGCTGCTTAATTTAGATACGTTTTATATCGCTAATAAACTTCGGTATGTTTGCGAGTTTGTTAATAACCGAAACGTTTTTAGTGTTGATTACCCCGACCCGCTTTTTTGGGAGGCCATAGTTAATTACGTAGATACTAATTTGCTTAACCAGCCGCCAACCATCCGGGTATATAGGCAGGTTTTACTTACCCTTACCAATTTTGAAACCGAATCATATTACCACGAATTGCTATATTTGCTTAGACAATTCGATATGGCTTTTAGCAAAACCGAACTGCACGATATTTACACTTATGCCTGCAATTACTGTGTACGGCAAATAAATAGCGGCAATGAAAAATATATATCCGAATTGTTTAAATTAAGTAAAACCTTGCTCGAAAACGAAATATTAACCGTGTCGGGCGAATTGTCGGAGTGGTGGTATAAAAATATCGTCAATTTGTCTTTGCGATTAAACGATTTTGACTTTGCTAAACAGTTTATCGAACAGTATAAAAAATGGCTGCCTGCCGAAAGTCGCGAAAACGCTTATCACTTTAATTTAGCTTATTACCATTTTTTTCAAAAACAATTCGGTCATACTGTCGAATTACTTAACCAAGTTGAGTTTACCGACACCTACTACCATTTGGACACCAAAATTTTATTGGTAAAATGTTATTACGAGTTAGACGAGGCGATAGCCCTTTTTGGCATTATAGAAACCCTGAAACTTTATTTGCTGCGCAACAAAATGGCATCGCTGGCCAACAAACAAGTGTATAATCAATTTTTAGGGCATGTTAAAAAACTTATGCGAATTAAATTAGGCAGCCGCTCATCCTTGCAAAATTTGCGCCATCAAATTGTAAGCAGCAACAAACCCAATGCTTTATCGAGTTGGTTAATTGAGAAAATGGATGAGTTAACAATCCGGAAGGATAAACGGGGGTAAAAGACTTTTTTATCGCTCAAAAATAAAAATTCCGGATATTATTGCCATAATGCTGTATCCGGATAAATCTGTTGAAATCTTCAAATAGTATTTAATTTTCGTTAAATAAAAGGTAATTAGTGGTTTTGCAAGCAATTTTTCGGAATTTTGCACCGTTATTTTGCGTTATAGTATTATATTTTTATATTTTTTTGATTTTTTTAGATTATGCAGTTAAAACCCAAAGCCAATTTTAATGTTTTTTTGCCCTTGTTGTTAGCGGTTGTTCTGGTTATTGGCATGCAAATAGGGTTTAAAATGTACGAGCCATTTAAAGGCAAAGTTTCAAGTTCGGGTAAAGATTCAACGAGTAATAAATTAGCCGATATACAAGAGGTTTTTAATTATATTGATGCTAAATATGTGGACGATATTACCAGCGACGCCCTTATTGAAGACGTAATACAACAAGCCTTGCACGACCTTGACCCCCACTCGAGCTATATACCGGCAAGCGAATTAGGCGAAGTTAACGAGGGGCTTCAGGGTAATTTTGATGGTATAGGTGTTGAGTTTTCGATTGTGAGCGACACCATTGTAGTTATTACCGCTATTGCCGGAGGCCCATCGGAAAAATTAGGTATTACCGCCGGCGATAAAATTATAAAAATTGAAGATACAATTGTAGCCGGTGTTAAAATTACCAACGATAAAGTTACCAGTCGTTTGCGCGGAGAGCGTGGCACATCGGTAAAAATTAGTGTTTACCGACAAGGTGTGCCCGACTTAATGGATTTTGAAATCACACGCGACGAAATTCCGATTTACAGTTTAGATGCCAGCTATATAATGTCCAACAAAGTAGGCTACATTAAAATTAACAGATTTAGTGCCACTACATACAACGAATTTGCCGAAGCTTTGTACAACCTGAACGAGCAAGGTATGGAACGCCTTATTTTAGATTTAAGACAAAACCCCGGCGGCTATTTAACGGCTGCCGTAAATATGGTTGATGAATTTTTGCCCGACGACAACCTTATAGTTTATACCGAAGGCCGCAAAGTCAAACGTAAAGAATACTACTCGAAACGGCGCGGCATGTTTGAAAACGGCCCTTTAGTAATACTTATTGATGAAGGCTCGGCATCGGCCAGCGAAATTGTGGCAGGTGCTATACAAGATTGGGATAGAGGGCTGATTGTTGGCCGCCGTTCGTTTGGCAAAGGCCTGGTACAAGAGCAATACGAGCTTAGCAATAAAGCTGCGCTTCGTTTAACTATTGCCAGATATTATACACCATCTGGGCGAAGTATTCAAAAACCATACGTAGGTAACCAAGACCGCGAATCGTATGATGACGAAATTAAAAAACGCTTCGATGATGGCGAATTATTTCATCCGGATAGTTTAAAAAACATGCCCGACTCGTTAAAATTTGAAACAAAAATTGAAAAACGCATTGTTTATGGCGGCGGCGGCATTATGCCCGATGTGTATGTTCCGTTAGATACCACCAACACCACGCCTATGCTATTACGCGCACGTGTGTTAGTGCCCCGCTATATTTACGATTATTACAGTAATCATAAAACCGAGTTTGCCCAATATAGTAACGGCAATACCTTTGATGCTTTTAAAAATAATTTTACAGTTACCCCTGCCATGTGGAATGGGTTTAAGACTTTAGTACAAAAAGAGGTAAAAAAAGGCTATTCAGAAACTAATCTCAACCAAGATAAAAACGACCTGCAACTAATGATGAAAGCTTATTTAGCCAGACAATTGTATAAAGCCGACAAATTTTATCCTATTATTTACGATATTGATAAAGGCTTAAAAAAGGCCTACGAAGAAATTATGAAAATGTAAAAAAAAGTTTTTCTTTTATCTTTACGGTTTGCTTGCCTTTACATTTTTTTGCATGGCTCAACAACAACTATTTAGCAATCGAAAGAATTGATGTAGGCATTAAACAAATAAAGCCAATTCCGGATGTTTTTTTGTTTAATTGGGGCTAATTATTTTTTAATAACCGCCTGTAAAAATATCTGTTTTTTGCAAATCCATTTGTAAGGGTAACAAATCAAGTTCTTCTTTAAGTTTTCCATCCTGATAAATGTCAATTCGGTTTAACATTAAAGCCTCTCCTTTGTTGTTGTAGCGGTACATAACGCCAAACTGCCTCGAAACCAAGGCATATTCACCAATTCCGGTATCTTTGTTGGGTTCTGTTGCTGTATAAGCGCGGTATATGGTGCGGTCGTATTTACGAAAAGGGATACTAACCGAATGGTATCTGCGAACTACGTATTGCCCAAGTGTCCACTCTTTTTCGGTGGTAGAGCCAAATTGCGGCATTATAGTGTAAATAAGCGAGTCGCTAAGTTTAAACTCCTGCGAAACAGCATCTTTATTGGTGTACGAAAACAAGCCCCGGTCGCCAAAATAAATCATCGTGTCTATATATACTTTGCTGTCGCCCATGGCCGCCATATTTGTCCAATACCGAACCTCGTATAAAGCACCGGGCAAAACCGCCAAATCTTTGGCAGCTGTTCCCCCCTTTTGGGCAAACAAATTTCCGGAAAATAAAACTGAAAGACAGATTAAAAATAACAGATGATATAAATGTTTCATTTTAAAAATTTTATTAAATTGATTACAAACAATAATTCGGCAATATTCGACCAGCAAATTCGTCAAAAGTAAAACAACGGCAATTGCCTTGTTCTAAATTTTATGCAAAGATATTCTATAAAAATGAGTTTATCCGGATATACTGGTATGATTTTGGTTTTTGATTGCTATTTGGTGGCGTTCTCCTTGTTTTTTGTCTTAAATCAATTTCTCCTCAAGCGTTTGTTTCGCAAAAATATATATTAGTTATTCAATATTTTTGATTTTATAATTAACTTTGTATCTTTGCCATTCATACATGTTACAACATTTACGCGGTATTGTTTTAAAAACGATTAAAACCGGCGAAACCACTTTGCTGGTGCATATTTATACCGATTTATTCGGAATGCGCACTTATAGCGTAGCCGGAGCCCGAAGTGCAAAACACAACAAGGCTGCCTTATTACAACCGCTTTATTTGCTAAATTTGGTTGTTTACCACCGCGAAAATCGCGATATTAACCACCTTAAAGAGATGCAGTTGGCGATAAATTATACCGAATTGCCCTTTTCAATGCATAAAATGGCAATAGCTATGTTTATTACCGAAGTATTGCACAAAACCTTAAAAGGCGAGCATCCAAACCTCGAACTTTTCGATTGGTTAAGCCAGTATTTAACCTGGTTAGATACAACCACCACGCCTGTTGGCCATGTTCCGGTTAGTTTTTTATTGCAGTTAAGCCGTTTTTTGGGAATTTTACCTCTTAATAATTATCCACACAATTTTGATTCCTCAAATGACCTTGACAATGCCAATAACCAACCTCAAATAGCATGGCTGTTTCATTTAAACGAAGGTTTTTTTGTAAAACAACCTGCCAATAGCCATGGCAGTAAATTGTTAGATTCGGCTTTGCTACCCCATACCGAAAGCCATTATTTGGCAGCATGGATGCAGGCTATTGATAACCCAACTCAAATAAATATTCCAAATACACCCGCTCAAATCCGGAAAAATTTATTATATGCCTTGCTTCGTTATTACAGGCTTCATATAGAAAATTTTGGCGAGCTACGCTCGGTAGCCGTATTGGCAAGCCTTTTTAATGACGTTTAATCAAATTAAATTTTTTTACTTAATAAAATAGTTTAACTTATTGTAATTATGTTGCCAACTTGGTTTTTAATTTTGTTGCCGGTCATAGCGTTTCTATACGCAAGTGTAGGGCATGGTGGCGCAAGCGGTTATTTGGCCTTAATGGGCTTGTTTGGTGTTAACCCTTCGTTTATGCGCCCAACAGCTTTGTTGTTAAATGTATTTGTGTCGGTTGGGGCGTTTGAGCAGTATGCGCGCCGAGGCTTTATGCGAGGGCATTGGACACTTTTTTGCTGGCTGTGTGCAGGGTCAATACCAGCCGCTTATTTGGGGGGCAAATTGGGTTTACCTATAAGCAGCTACAAAGTTGTATTAGGTATTTTTTTACTTTTTCCTACAGCTTGGCTTATGGGTTTACAGCGTTACATACAAAAATTAGAGGCAAACCGAGCGCAAGATACGGCAAAGAAAGTACCGTATAATTGGGCCTTGGCTTTGATAATGGGCTTGGTCATAGGTTTTTTATCCGGATTGATAGGAATTGGTGGAGGAATCATTTTATCGCCCATCTTAATATGGTTACAATGGACTACTGTTAAAGAAACCGCCCCAATTAGTGCTTTGTTTATTTTTTGTAATTCGATATCGGGCTTATTTGGGGTGGAAAAAATAATAGTAATGCCACTACCCGAAATGACTTTAGTTGTAGGTTTAGCTTTGGGCGGCGGTTTATTGGGTGCTTATTTGGGTGCCAAACATTTTAACCAACCCACTTTAAAATGGCTTTTGGCTATTGTTTTGCTCATTGCCGCAGTTAAACTTATTTTTTCGGCCTAAATAGCTCAAATAGTTTGTTTTAATAATGCGTAATCGTGCTTAGTGCAAAAAACTTACATGTATCCTTCGTCTCCTTAATCCCAAGGGATGGATTACCACACCACCATTTTAACACCCTCTATCTCCGGATGGTTTTGAAGGCGGCAGTAATAAATTCCGGATGTAAAGTTGGCGGTGGTAAACGTGGTTGTCTCAAATCCGGATAAAGGAATGGTTTTAACCAACTGCCCTTGGGTGTTAAAAATCTCAAGGGTTTCGCCTTGTTTTATTAAATGGGAATAGTTGGGGTTGATGGTTAGGGTAGCCGTTTGGTGGGCGGGGTTGGGGGTTACTGCCCCTAATGCTCTCAAAGAGGGAGAAACCCATGTTGTGGAGGCAGGGGAATGGCTGTGCTAACGCTGAAACTATCGCAGCCTAAGGTTTGGCAGGTTTCGCCGTTTTCGCCTACTTTAACCAACCACGCCGCCTGCCCTTGATAGTCAAATCCGGTTAGTAAATAACCGCCATTAGCCATGGTATCTATATCAAAAATATACTCGTGGTGGTTTATGTCCTCTGACCCTCTAATCTCCTTCACAAACAACACTTCGCCCTCGTAACTCAATTTATAGAGTACCACTTTAAACACATTATATTCGTAGCGTACTACTATTGGTATTAGTATCCCTGTTTCTGTCATTAATGGGGAAGAACAAATGTCTGGTCCTTCATAAATTCCCAAAAAGTCGTTATAAACTCCAGCGGTAGGAGCATAATAAGTCGAATCCCAAAGCAATTCGCCTTCGGCATTTATATTGGCTAAATAGATGGTTTCTTGCAGGTCGTTAAAATTGGCTACCTGACCAAGCAAAAAATAGCTATTTGTTTTTTTACTATAATTTATATGCAGTATGCCTGTTTGTTTTTGGTTATAATAGGTTTTTTCCCAACTTATTTTGCCTTCCAAATCTATAAATATAAGATTACTATATCTTTTTATGCTTGTACCTGATACAACTTTTGAAACAGTTGGCACTAAATACCCCTTGCCTGGCACCTCGCTAAACCTATAACTGTAATTCT
The sequence above is drawn from the Sphingobacteriales bacterium genome and encodes:
- a CDS encoding TonB-dependent receptor, with protein sequence MLSLICPFLITQAQTPSGASGQRSNSMPPTGKIWGAVLDSANKQPVEFATVALFSARDSALIGGSVTDEKGFFDVSGLKPGSYQLRISFVGYKTLKKQLLLSSNDANNKASTMQQNLGNLWLVGSTQTLNTVTVTSEKGFMTQTIDKKVYNTDLIPGSGVGTANELLSNLPSVSVDNEGKLSLRGSENVTILIDGKPSGLSGNNLAQLPAATVKEVEIITNPSAKYDPDGTSGIINIVLKRSRMEGFSGTASLGLGTRARLLPGIQLNYQTKKWSFFGGMNAVFSRTPNWMNGERSLLKPDTTGILISNVNGSTLTKSGVFRLGVDFLPNSFNTFSVSGMFNLANKANESTTLYNWTTLENTIPLQNSIRESDEIEEKLIGDLNFSYRRNYNIPKKSFGVDVFFNRSREDKTVNYFDDFYVDGQTVPLLQRTQTDSLPVIANTLVANADLVHPFSKTTIFEAGARFQIRMSDNNSLNQIDTVNTSQSPDIAYLNHFLYRDYLYAAYATLASSIGGLNYKLGLRAEQVNILGELLTTNEKFENPYFSLFPTLNLTYAVAPGTLSFSYSRRINRPSIRNLNPYIEINDPYNQRRGNPQLKPEYINSFEVGYSQPIGPSTFSTTLFYRKTLNGFTRIVSVDTTNYIATITMQNLDHNLNYGAEFAWNGALAKWLIFNTSGSVFSSEINADAVDASLSNKILGWTAKLSLTGKLPKQTDIQVSGNYRSPRNTPQGRMSPFTTADISISKKLLQNKANLRLALNDVFNTMRFQMRGNADGSPFWIKHKRESRVLSLTFTYNFGKMQENNKQRRSSEQRSNEMRQDGGMDDF
- a CDS encoding T9SS type A sorting domain-containing protein; its protein translation is MKIYYYLPFVLLLVVINLLPQFANAQEVKIVKPGKGKPFIDNITVIFGAHTIHLDEYFDDIVNEQDTTTHNTTPSKIVIAPTSTSYNTQGQTAQNDNAEAGGAENNSSTNDNEVNTEQGQIEGVSYAPASQISPTSLTPQCLNPATEELILNLPLSQKDYKIVLYNTAGQIVLTHTSAGNILKTSAPISHLPAGAYLLWVTNNDQINTAIKLIIAKQ
- a CDS encoding S41 family peptidase, whose protein sequence is MQLKPKANFNVFLPLLLAVVLVIGMQIGFKMYEPFKGKVSSSGKDSTSNKLADIQEVFNYIDAKYVDDITSDALIEDVIQQALHDLDPHSSYIPASELGEVNEGLQGNFDGIGVEFSIVSDTIVVITAIAGGPSEKLGITAGDKIIKIEDTIVAGVKITNDKVTSRLRGERGTSVKISVYRQGVPDLMDFEITRDEIPIYSLDASYIMSNKVGYIKINRFSATTYNEFAEALYNLNEQGMERLILDLRQNPGGYLTAAVNMVDEFLPDDNLIVYTEGRKVKRKEYYSKRRGMFENGPLVILIDEGSASASEIVAGAIQDWDRGLIVGRRSFGKGLVQEQYELSNKAALRLTIARYYTPSGRSIQKPYVGNQDRESYDDEIKKRFDDGELFHPDSLKNMPDSLKFETKIEKRIVYGGGGIMPDVYVPLDTTNTTPMLLRARVLVPRYIYDYYSNHKTEFAQYSNGNTFDAFKNNFTVTPAMWNGFKTLVQKEVKKGYSETNLNQDKNDLQLMMKAYLARQLYKADKFYPIIYDIDKGLKKAYEEIMKM
- the recO gene encoding DNA repair protein RecO; the encoded protein is MLQHLRGIVLKTIKTGETTLLVHIYTDLFGMRTYSVAGARSAKHNKAALLQPLYLLNLVVYHRENRDINHLKEMQLAINYTELPFSMHKMAIAMFITEVLHKTLKGEHPNLELFDWLSQYLTWLDTTTTPVGHVPVSFLLQLSRFLGILPLNNYPHNFDSSNDLDNANNQPQIAWLFHLNEGFFVKQPANSHGSKLLDSALLPHTESHYLAAWMQAIDNPTQINIPNTPAQIRKNLLYALLRYYRLHIENFGELRSVAVLASLFNDV
- a CDS encoding sulfite exporter TauE/SafE family protein; its protein translation is MLPTWFLILLPVIAFLYASVGHGGASGYLALMGLFGVNPSFMRPTALLLNVFVSVGAFEQYARRGFMRGHWTLFCWLCAGSIPAAYLGGKLGLPISSYKVVLGIFLLFPTAWLMGLQRYIQKLEANRAQDTAKKVPYNWALALIMGLVIGFLSGLIGIGGGIILSPILIWLQWTTVKETAPISALFIFCNSISGLFGVEKIIVMPLPEMTLVVGLALGGGLLGAYLGAKHFNQPTLKWLLAIVLLIAAVKLIFSA
- a CDS encoding T9SS type A sorting domain-containing protein, with protein sequence MRALGAVTPNPAHQTATLTINPNYSHLIKQGETLEIFNTQGQLVKTIPLSGFETTTFTTANFTSGIYYCRLQNHPEIEGVKMVVW